From bacterium:
TAAGCTTGTCGTATAGGGCAGGAAAAACTCTTTATAAATCTTCGTGCTACGTTGAGCTAAAATCTCCAATGGAGTCACAATCTTAACCCTCTGTAGAGAATGAATGCTCCTAATAAAAATAAGATTATTCCTGCCATTCTACGATAAATAAAAGCTCTTTCATCTGAGAAAAGAAGGCGATTGCCTAAATTGTTGGCTTTTTGAAGCATACCAGGGGAAAACACAAAAAGTAATCCTAAAAGAAAAAAGACTCCTCCCCATACAACGCATGCTGTCATATTACCATTTCCTTTGGAGCTGCTCAAGTTCCAGAATATAACTTATAATAATATTCCAGTTGGCTTGATTTATAGAAACAAATTCAAAAGCAACCTGATATTTGCCATCTACTTCTTTTAATCGAACTACCTTCCCTTTTACTATTAGTGTCTCTTTCGTTGATAGAATAAAAAGTGTTAATTCCAACTCATCTCCCATCTTTATCTCATCCTTTGAAAAAGGAGAAACAGAAACTCCGCCTTCACTTATATCTACGCTCCATTTACTCTTTTCCTCTCCATTTTTCCACCGACACCTTATTGGAATCACTGTCTCGTAGCGAAAATGCTTTCTCCTTTTCTCCCATCCAAATTTTGCTTCCTTTACAGAAAAGCTTATAAGAGGCACAGAAACTTCATTATAGCGCACTATAGAAGCATCAATTACTGGAAGGCCTTTTTCAGTATCAAAATGGCTCATTAATGATATTCTTAGCTTTGTGCCAGGGGAAAGCGAAGAAGAAATTTCCTCTTCATAAGAGCCCTCTACTTTTAGCAGATCTGACGTTACATCTTTTATCTTTGAGACAAATACATAGCGTTTTTGTCCACTAGAAACAAATACTTTTACCTTTTCTCCCGGCTTTAAGAATTTTATCTCCTCAGGGAACATAATACCTCCCGCCTAAAGCTCAAAGTGCAAAAGTTAAAAGAAAACAAATTTTCTTATCTAATCTTTTACTTTTACTTTTTACTTTTTACTTTATTTACTATACCTAAAACTTTCAGAAAAATCAAGCACTAACCCGATTACGTCCAGCTTTCTTTGCGCGGTAGAGCGCCTTGTCTGCGGCTTTGACCACCTGCTGTGGACTCTTATGGCGACCATTTTGTTCAGCCACCCCAATGCTGATGGTAATGGAGACTCCCTTTCGGGAGTTTTTCATGGCTTTTGAGCTTTGCGATTTAGCACGGGAGCGACTGCGACTGCGGATGAGAAAGTTCGACAATTGGAGCTCTTTTCTTAATTGCTCCAGGTGCGGTATAACTTCGTCCACAAATTTACCAGGGAAAATTATAGTGAATTCTTCTCCTCCGTAGCGAAATGCTTGGCCGCCTCCGCTCACTTTAGACAGCTTTGAGGCAACCATGTGCAATACCTGATCCCCCACATCATGTCCATACCGATCGTTAAACTTCTTAAAATAGTCAATATCAAGCATTGAAACTGTGTAGCCCTCCTCAATCTCAAGTTTGAGGAGGGCCTCGTCCAGGGCTTGCCGCGCAGGCAGGCCTGTCAATTTATCTTTAAAAGCCATACTGTGGGAAGTTTCAATTACTGAAACAACCAAAATAAGACTAGCTGTAGTAAGGTACATTGTGGAATGATATTCAACCCAGCCATTGCTTAAGGCAAAAAAAGTCGATATCAATGCCCAGAAAAAGCCGCTTTCAATAGCATCCCGGTGCATAATAAAGCGAATAACAATAATGATGAATGCTGCTCCAAAAGTGAACAGAGCCGGCTGGGACATGGATGTGCGGCTGAAGAGATGAGTATCAATTATTGAATATTCGAGATAGGCGCAAATATCAAAATAATGGTAACGACAGATGTGAACGACAACCGATGCCTGTAAGAGAATCAGACTCATACGCCATAGACCGCGTATAGTCACAATTCCTCGCTCCTTTATCAAAGAGAATACAGCAAGATTCAGCGGCAACAGAATGCTTGCAGCGTTATAAATAATTCGTCCTAGTCCCATCGATACCTCACTGCCAGAAACAAAGTGAAACAGCGAGCTATCAGCTAAAGCCAAAAAAAGAATAGGGAAAATTAATCTGCTTCTATTGAAACGCCAGCCAATCAATATCCCTGTGCCCAAAACTACATATGAATAGACATTAACAACCGCAGGCAGCGACTCAGCCAGCATGTCCAGGTGTACAAAGACCATCGCTATCAGGAATAGAAGACCACCTGGCATAAAAAATGAGAAGAGAGCTTTTATAATCACAGATATTATGTAATATAACCTATAAGAGTATTCCAACTGGCTTGGTCCATAGAAACAAACTCAAAAGCTGCTTGATATTTGTCGTCCCCTATTGGATCTAAGCGAGTTACTTTCCCTTTTGCTTTTACTATCTCTTTCCCTGAGGGAATAAAAAGATTTAATTGAAAAATATTTCCTATTTTTATCTCATTCTCCAAGAAGCTAGAAAGAAGAATTCCTTTTTCACTTATATTCGTGCTCCATTTACTCTTTTCCTCACCAGTTTCCCATCGGCATCTTACAGGAATCGTTGCTTTATACCTGGAATATTTTCTCTTTTTTTCCCATCCAAGCGTAGCCTCCTTTGTAGAAAAACTTATAAGAGGCAGAGGAGTTTCACTATAATGTGTTACAGAAGTATCAATTACTGGAAGACCTTTTTCTGTATCAAAATGCGACATTAAGGATATTTTTAGCTTTGTGCCAGGGGTAATTAAAGAAGATATCTCTTCTTCATAAGGTCCTTCTACTTTCCCCAAATTTGAAGTTACATCCTTTATCCTTGAAATAAATACATAGCGTTTTTCCCCACTGTGAATAAATATTCTCACTTTTTCTCCTGGTCTTAAAAAACCTATCTCTCCGGGGAACATAATACCTCTCGCTTTGCTTGAGCAAACCACAAAATCCGAAATCCTCCCGAAAGCATTCGGGACGAAATCCTAAACAAATCCAAAATCTTAATTTTCAAAATTCTAAACCTGTGTTTATCCATTTTCTAAATTTTCCACAGTAACTTTCTGAGTTCTTTCGGCAAAGCTGATTACAAAAGGAAGAAAAAAATTATCCCTACCTAACAGATTAAATGAGACTGTAAATTCATAAGAAAAAACAATTTTGCAGGGAAAAGTTTTCTCTCCTAATTTCAATGGCAGAGTATGAACATGTCCAAGTATTCTTCCTCCAATACCTTCTAAGTAAATTGACTTTCCTTTTTCAATCTCTATTCCTAAATAATCGGCTATTTCTGTTCGGAAGATGGAGAACGTTGCTCCTGAATCGACTAACGCTTTAACAACTAAAGATCTTTTTCTGCCTTTTAATTCTACATCTATCACAGGAAAAGACTGTTTACCTTTTTTTAAATAAGAAAATTCTTGTTTCATAGTATGAGAATATAGGGACCTTCTTCCCTGCGTGGTACTAACAGAACAGATGGTTTTTTCTTAAATGAACGACTTCTCATGCTTCTCATCAAATCTTCAAGCGCCTTGCTATGCCCCACAATTTTATTTTCATAAAAAGCTACCCACTCACCAGCAAACCGTTCTAAATCAGTACATCCCCCCTTTTTCTCTAATAAAATCTTATCTTTCATCCGGAAAACGTCCCTTCTGTCATTGCGAGCGTTAGCGAAGCAATCTCATCCTGTCTGTTGAATTCCAGAGCTTCTTTCAATGTTATAGCGAGATTTTTCATCAATTCACCATGCGTATGTCCTTGGCAATTTACGCCTGGCACTTCTTCTATCCAGCCAATCGTCATCTTTTTTTGTTATTGCCGTGTATTTGTTTTCTCTCATAGCTAAAACCCTCCTATTCCATTTTTGCTTTCCAATTTTGAGTTTTTATTATACTTAAAACTTTTATAAAATCAAACACATTGTGCTTTAGAGTTTCCCCAAATTTTAACAGATTTGGGGACCAATTACAGGGAGGATTATCTATTCCCACTTCCTAACTTCCACAACTTACTGATATTACTAATGTTACGCTTCCTACTATCAAAAAAATGGGGAAACTCAAGGATCATTCATCTATTGTCTCTGCTTTAGCATATATATTTTTTGGAGTCTTCTTGTAATACTTAAACAGAGCTGGACATAACCAGCCTTCCATTTTTAAACTATCTGAATAATACCAATTCCCATCATTTTCTTTTCTTAACCATGTTAATTTTATTTGATAACTTGGAAATGGATTAACTGAAAACAATAATCTAAACCCATTTTTAGCATTTGGAATATCCTTTGTAATCTGATTAATTATTTCGGGTATCCCCGCGACAAATGGTTCTTGATATAAATTCACTCTTTTATCGTCAAAGACCCATGTTCCATTATGCCAATATGGCTTTATTATTAATATTGCGTTATCGGGTGCATCTAGATTTTTCTGTTTATATGAAAATATTATAAACACGATTGCAATACTTATTAATAAAATAACTAAATATCTCAAGTAATCCTCCTTTTATTCTTGTCGAACAACTAATATGCAAACTTTGTATTTTCCGTTTTTTATACAATAAAACTTGGTTATTAAGATAATTCTGCGATTATGTACTTTGTACCTCGAATTTAATCTCTTTTAATCCTTCACTTCCTTCCATGTATAGCTAAAACTGACTGCGCCGGGAACAGCATTGGGGTCATTCTGCTGCCAGGGGAGATCGCCTCGGAAAGCTTCAGTATCTTTCTCTATTTCTAAATTGGTCAAAGGGCTGTCCGGGGTGAGAGTTAGCCCACGTCTTGTTGCTAAGTTTCCCGTAATTTTAAGATTACTGCTTTCGGGAACTCCGAATTTATCATCCGCGTAAATACAGCTATATACATCTGTTGCTCCAGCAGGTTTAATATAGATTTGTTTGGCAAAATAGCATCCATCATCTGTGGTAACATATAGATTATACCACCAGTATTCAGTAGTAAGAGCGGGAAGATCAAAGTTACAGGTAATATATGTTCCATCATTGATCTCATTTTCCTGTTCTCCTGAAAGATCTTCAACTTCTTGCCGTGGATAGTCGCTTATTTCAATGATATCTATAGCGGCACCTGAATTTTTAGTATAAATCTTAAGATAGATGGTCCCTTCATTCTCAAACTCACTTGTCTCCTGAGTAAAACCAGCATCCTCATAACATCTAATAGAATGTTGTGGTTCGGAAGGGCTACCGTTAATAAAGTAGGCATAAACCTGATTTCTCAACTGGGTTCTATTACTTCTTCGGCAAATCTGCACCCGGAAGTAGTACCAGTCATTTCCATCGGGCGGTGGTGGCAAACTACTGGTATGAAACGTATAGGAAAAGAGATCCCCACTTGGTGTTCCTATATAGACATCGTTATAATAGGATAGGTCATGGTTAGCAATGGTTATCCAACCGTATGCTGAACGCCAGTCTCCAGGATTACGTTGATAAGTGATAGTAATATTCTCATTATTAAAAATAAATGTATCTTCTCCCGCGCTATCCTCAATATTCAATATTCTATCATCTTCATAATAAGGGGGTTCAATAAGCTCTTCCTGATAACTTACATCCCCAAAAGACACTAAAGCCAAAGTACATCTATCTCTCCAGAGTCCTATTATCCCACTATGAGGTTCAATATAGCCATTGATAGTCATGTTTCCCCCGGCTACAATAGTCCCTACCCCGGCAGCATAATTATTCCCGAAAATCTGCGGTCCTCTATAGATGACATTTCCAATAGTTACATTACCTTCGGCAAATATCAAAGTAGCTGTCCCGCTGAGGATGGAATTCAGCGGAAGATCTCCTGTAATAGTAAAGTCACCAAGATGATAATTCCCCTGCGCTTGCGCTCTTTGCCTATAGTAGTCTTTAGTCTCCTCCCCCATATAAGGAGGCAGAATTACACCAGTATCGGCATAGGCTCCATCTCTCCAAGGGGTGCCAGTCCAGCCGGATGCATCTATTTGATTAGCTGAATAAACAGTGCCAGCCACTACCTGTCCACTGCCATTTAAAAACGTAATTGTTTCATTGGAATGGACATCAGCATCGCCGTCATTATCTTCGGTTGTAGAAAGAGTATAACTGCTTCCGTCAAAAACTAATGGGGAATCGGCAATAACATCTTGTGAGTCAGTATACAAAGCATAACTATAAATTGGATGAGTGCTTTCATTAATATCATAAATCCCTTCCATTTCTACTATTCTCTGTGCCCGGAAATTAGTTTCTTGAGGCACATAACCCTTGGAAGTAACTATTATTCCTGTATCACTCTCTACTTTTACCCGCCAGGTGCCCCTGCCCAGAGTTTGTTCCGGAGTCCAATCTGTAGCCCATAAATTATCCTGTGTATTAAGATACCAGACAGCATACTGCCTGCCGGCTTCAGCAATCTGCAGAGCCTGCTGAGACGCTAAAAAATTGACCTTGCCAGCGCTTTGAGTGGAAAAAAGCGGACATATCACAAGTCCCAGAAGAGAGAAAAGAATCAGAACAAAAACAGCCATAACTGCAGCTACGCCTCGGTTGTTTCCAGAAGGCAGAAGGCAGAGGGCAGAAGGCAGAAAATTTTCAGCTTTTGAGTTTTGCGTTTTGCATTTTGCGTTTTGAGTTTTTTTCATAGGTTCCTGGGATAGACTTGAGACTGCAGCGCTATCTCTTCATCGCCCTTTTTAATAGTAAGGTTTATCTGGATTCTTTTAATATTAGTCTCCTCTTCCTCCGGGGTAGCAGGGTCATTCACTACTGGAGGATTGCCGTCACTGGTAGTATACTGAAAAGTTAGACTGGTCAAGTCAGTTGCCAATTCATCGCTATTTCGCAGAAGAGAACCGCCGGAGCGTCTGAAATTGATTAGGTTATAATAAGCATCTTCAAATTCTATTTCTTCGCTATCAGCTTTATAAATGCTATAGACATCTTCAATCTGCCTGATCTCTCTGGACATTCTTCCCATAGCTAACTCCCCATCAGATAAAATAACCTCTCTTACAGTTACGAAACTGTACACGTTCATCACTTGCAATAACAGCATCGCAGTGATACCCGCTATTATGCCTGTTATTACAATTACCATGATAAGCTCAATTATGGTAAATCCTTTTTTATCAACAGTCAGAATTTCTTTAAATTTTTGACTTTTGACTTTTGACTTTTGACTTTTCATTAGTATCCTTGCATTACTGTAACCAATTCTATATCTCCTGTCTGACTGTGGCTAATCATTACAATAATCTTCTTGAAATCGGTAGGACCTGTTACTTCTATATTTAAATCTCCAGGTTCAACATAATAGACATCTACAGAACTGCTGTAATTTGGATAGCCGCTAATGGGATCTTCACTATATCCCTTAAAATCATCAACATCATCATAATCATCTCTGGTTGCTTCTTCAGGACCTAATGTTACTGTCCACGGAGGATCCGTGTTCTCGTCGTATCTTTTACTCTCTATTTCTTCAATTAAATCCTGGCCTAAAAGAGTAGCCGTGGGGACAAACTGTCCTTCAGCGCTCTTAGCGACTACATTGCTAAACATAATAAGAAGGGGCAGCATAGCTATGGAAAGGACTACTATTACTATAATTA
This genomic window contains:
- a CDS encoding PilZ domain-containing protein codes for the protein MFPEEIKFLKPGEKVKVFVSSGQKRYVFVSKIKDVTSDLLKVEGSYEEEISSSLSPGTKLRISLMSHFDTEKGLPVIDASIVRYNEVSVPLISFSVKEAKFGWEKRRKHFRYETVIPIRCRWKNGEEKSKWSVDISEGGVSVSPFSKDEIKMGDELELTLFILSTKETLIVKGKVVRLKEVDGKYQVAFEFVSINQANWNIIISYILELEQLQRKW
- a CDS encoding GGDEF domain-containing protein — its product is MPGGLLFLIAMVFVHLDMLAESLPAVVNVYSYVVLGTGILIGWRFNRSRLIFPILFLALADSSLFHFVSGSEVSMGLGRIIYNAASILLPLNLAVFSLIKERGIVTIRGLWRMSLILLQASVVVHICRYHYFDICAYLEYSIIDTHLFSRTSMSQPALFTFGAAFIIIVIRFIMHRDAIESGFFWALISTFFALSNGWVEYHSTMYLTTASLILVVSVIETSHSMAFKDKLTGLPARQALDEALLKLEIEEGYTVSMLDIDYFKKFNDRYGHDVGDQVLHMVASKLSKVSGGGQAFRYGGEEFTIIFPGKFVDEVIPHLEQLRKELQLSNFLIRSRSRSRAKSQSSKAMKNSRKGVSITISIGVAEQNGRHKSPQQVVKAADKALYRAKKAGRNRVSA
- a CDS encoding flagellar brake protein codes for the protein MFPGEIGFLRPGEKVRIFIHSGEKRYVFISRIKDVTSNLGKVEGPYEEEISSLITPGTKLKISLMSHFDTEKGLPVIDTSVTHYSETPLPLISFSTKEATLGWEKKRKYSRYKATIPVRCRWETGEEKSKWSTNISEKGILLSSFLENEIKIGNIFQLNLFIPSGKEIVKAKGKVTRLDPIGDDKYQAAFEFVSMDQASWNTLIGYIT
- a CDS encoding aspartyl protease family protein, whose translation is MKQEFSYLKKGKQSFPVIDVELKGRKRSLVVKALVDSGATFSIFRTEIADYLGIEIEKGKSIYLEGIGGRILGHVHTLPLKLGEKTFPCKIVFSYEFTVSFNLLGRDNFFLPFVISFAERTQKVTVENLENG
- a CDS encoding DUF5678 domain-containing protein — encoded protein: MKDKILLEKKGGCTDLERFAGEWVAFYENKIVGHSKALEDLMRSMRSRSFKKKPSVLLVPRREEGPYILIL
- a CDS encoding prepilin-type N-terminal cleavage/methylation domain-containing protein, whose product is MKSQKSKVKSQKFKEILTVDKKGFTIIELIMVIVITGIIAGITAMLLLQVMNVYSFVTVREVILSDGELAMGRMSREIRQIEDVYSIYKADSEEIEFEDAYYNLINFRRSGGSLLRNSDELATDLTSLTFQYTTSDGNPPVVNDPATPEEEETNIKRIQINLTIKKGDEEIALQSQVYPRNL
- a CDS encoding prepilin-type N-terminal cleavage/methylation domain-containing protein, which gives rise to MKIAKGKVKNKKHCGLWSMVYGLWFIKRGMTLIEIIIVIVVLSIAMLPLLIMFSNVVAKSAEGQFVPTATLLGQDLIEEIESKRYDENTDPPWTVTLGPEEATRDDYDDVDDFKGYSEDPISGYPNYSSSVDVYYVEPGDLNIEVTGPTDFKKIIVMISHSQTGDIELVTVMQGY